The Phoenix dactylifera cultivar Barhee BC4 chromosome 15, palm_55x_up_171113_PBpolish2nd_filt_p, whole genome shotgun sequence genome contains a region encoding:
- the LOC103705864 gene encoding fasciclin-like arabinogalactan protein 21, translating into MAVPALYSPVLSAWSGPLTLFASSDDSLHSCPSCSPLRLLREHLVPGLFSLPYLSKLAFGTKLETASPGRCLTVTSSSAAADLRPGSTANSSDVKIFVDDVEVTRPDLFNDGRFVIHGIGAFVAPLSPLSCSPGDPQPAFAPEIAAAGASDRPGSSIVRLMLRDAIVRLRDSGFSILSLAMRVKHAELSGLQNMTVFALDDPSIFAGGHAYVTEVQFHVVPNRLLTHADLLRLPPRAVLPTLGRGQHLMVTHAAAVATGPAALGPASGLRINYVPIKVPDVVTNARIAVHSIFLPFPHLYLPVQPSAAAAEGGIYGEGKGLGSVECAVATEFVDFMDDGP; encoded by the coding sequence ATGGCCGTGCCCGCCCTCTACTCGCCGGTCCTCTCCGCCTGGTCCGGCCCCCTCACCCTCTTCGCCTCATCCGACGACTCCCTCCACTCCTGCCCCTCCTGTTCccccctccgcctcctccgAGAGCATCTCGTCCCCGGCCTCTTCTCCCTCCCGTACCTCTCCAAGCTCGCCTTCGGCACCAAGCTCGAGACCGCCAGCCCCGGCCGCTGCCTCACCGTCACCTCCTCCTCAGCTGCCGCCGATCTCCGTCCCGGATCGACAGCCAACTCCTCTGACGTCAAGATCTTCGTCGACGACGTCGAAGTCACCCGCCCGGACCTCTTCAACGACGGCCGCTTCGTGATCCACGGCATCGGCGCCTTCGTCGCCCCTCTCTCCCCTCTTTCTTGCAGCCCCGGGGACCCCCAACCCGCCTTCGCCCCGGAGATTGCCGCCGCCGGTGCCTCCGATCGCCCCGGGTCGTCGATCGTGCGGCTGATGCTGCGCGACGCCATCGTCCGCCTCCGCGACAGCGGGTTCAGCATCCTCTCCCTGGCGATGCGCGTCAAGCACGCGGAGCTCTCGGGCCTCCAGAACATGACGGTGTTCGCCCTCGACGACCCCTCGATCTTCGCCGGCGGGCATGCGTACGTGACGGAGGTGCAGTTCCACGTCGTCCCCAACCGCCTCCTGACCCACGCCGACCTCCTTAGGCTTCCGCCGCGGGCCGTCCTGCCGACGCTGGGCCGGGGCCAGCACCTGATGGTGACGCACGCCGCCGCCGTCGCCACCGGCCCCGCGGCACTGGGCCCCGCCTCCGGCCTCCGGATAAACTACGTCCCGATCAAGGTTCCCGACGTGGTGACCAACGCCCGGATCGCGGTCCATAGCATCTTCCTGCCGTTCCCGCACCTCTACCTGCCGGTTCAGCCGTCTGCGGCAGCAGCGGAGGGCGGGATCTATGGAGAGGGGAAGGGGCTGGGTTCCGTAGAGTGCGCGGTGGCTACCGAGTTCGTCGATTTCATGGACGATGGGCCGTGA